The following coding sequences are from one Seonamhaeicola sp. ML3 window:
- a CDS encoding CHASE2 domain-containing protein has protein sequence MISEKKKLLWRDSFFCTILTLLVSGILLLIFVNVNILDPFYRAFKDFSFTDIYHSKIHKTNKIDKDIIIVNIQHADRFTIAQAIEKIQKQNPKVIGLDAIFKEQKEMFTDSVLKSALNKHNNIVTSYYFENDTLIKNHDYFRNEKPVEGFINVNFDNKDKVIRSFRGYKTPENKLSFATQVALKSGKLSHFDSKKLNEGIPINYFGNLNAFLIFDIQELLELESIPSMRDKIVLLGYLGTPTGNPFDIEDKHFTPLNENFAGKSTPDMYGVLIHANVIKMLTSGNFITKVPDYLVYLIAIICCFFLTMFGMRFYKRSTLAFDVLIKLYQLSISIVLLYLALLLLKVNVYLSVTPILILILFGLEMIDFYAYLLDYLKKRYQWKSYLLD, from the coding sequence ATGATTTCAGAAAAGAAAAAACTCCTGTGGAGAGATAGCTTTTTTTGCACCATCCTCACTTTACTGGTCTCTGGAATCTTACTACTTATATTCGTCAACGTAAATATCTTAGACCCATTCTACAGAGCTTTTAAAGATTTTAGCTTTACAGATATTTATCACTCTAAAATTCACAAAACTAATAAGATAGACAAGGATATTATTATAGTTAACATACAACATGCTGATAGATTTACTATTGCACAAGCCATAGAAAAAATCCAGAAACAAAATCCAAAAGTAATAGGCCTAGATGCTATATTCAAAGAACAAAAGGAAATGTTTACAGATTCTGTTTTAAAATCGGCACTGAACAAACATAACAACATTGTTACATCCTACTACTTTGAAAATGATACTTTAATTAAAAATCATGATTATTTCAGAAATGAAAAACCCGTCGAAGGTTTTATTAACGTAAACTTCGACAACAAGGATAAGGTAATACGAAGTTTTAGAGGTTATAAAACACCTGAAAATAAATTATCCTTTGCTACTCAAGTGGCTCTAAAATCTGGAAAATTAAGCCATTTTGATTCAAAAAAACTAAATGAAGGCATACCCATTAACTACTTTGGAAATTTAAATGCGTTCTTAATTTTTGATATTCAAGAATTACTGGAGTTAGAATCAATACCTTCAATGAGGGATAAAATTGTGTTATTAGGGTACCTAGGAACGCCTACTGGAAATCCTTTTGATATTGAAGACAAACACTTCACGCCTTTAAATGAGAATTTTGCAGGAAAATCCACTCCCGATATGTATGGTGTGCTCATTCACGCCAATGTTATTAAAATGCTAACCAGTGGAAATTTTATAACTAAAGTTCCCGATTACCTTGTTTATTTAATAGCTATAATCTGTTGCTTTTTCCTAACTATGTTCGGTATGCGTTTTTACAAAAGAAGTACTTTGGCATTTGATGTCTTAATTAAATTATACCAACTAAGCATCTCAATTGTATTGTTATACTTGGCACTCTTATTGTTAAAGGTTAACGTATACTTATCTGTTACGCCCATATTGATCCTTATCTTATTTGGGCTAGAAATGATAGATTTTTATGCATATCTTTTAGATTATCTAAAAAAGCGATACCAATGGAAAAGTTACCTTTTAGATTAG
- a CDS encoding F0F1 ATP synthase subunit epsilon — translation MYLEIVSPEATLFSGEVESVAVPGVNGEFQMLKDHAPIVSLLKEGQVKIVGNISLDEEVESKFTKSDNGFWLAINSGTLELKDNKVIVLAD, via the coding sequence ATGTACTTAGAAATTGTATCACCAGAAGCCACCTTATTTAGTGGAGAAGTTGAGTCGGTTGCTGTTCCAGGTGTGAATGGCGAGTTCCAAATGCTTAAAGACCACGCTCCTATTGTATCTTTATTAAAAGAAGGACAAGTAAAGATTGTTGGTAATATTTCTTTAGATGAGGAAGTTGAATCTAAATTCACTAAATCTGATAATGGATTTTGGCTGGCAATTAATTCTGGGACTTTAGAGTTAAAAGACAATAAGGTTATTGTTTTAGCAGACTAA
- the atpD gene encoding F0F1 ATP synthase subunit beta, with protein sequence MSQVTGKVAQIVGPVIDVEFAAGSELPKIYDSLEIKRPDGSTLVLEVQSHIGEDTVRTIAMDSSDGLSRGTEVIATGAPIQMPIGEDVYGRLFNVIGDAIDGLGDLPKTEEAGLPIHRQAPKFEELSTSTEVLFTGIKVIDLIEPYAKGGKIGLFGGAGVGKTVLIQELINNIAKGHGGLSVFAGVGERTREGNDLLREMLESGIIKYGDDFMHSMEEGGWDLAKVDKETMKESKATFVFGQMNEPPGARARVALSGLTIAEYFRDGAGDGQGKDVLFFVDNIFRFTQAGSEVSALLGRMPSAVGYQPTLATEMGAMQERITSTKKGSITSVQAVYVPADDLTDPAPATTFAHLDATTVLSRKIAELGIYPAVDPLDSTSRILTPEILGNDHYACAQRVKELLQRYKELQDIIAILGMEELSEEDKMAVGRARRVQRFLSQPFHVAEQFTGIPGVLVDIKDTIKGFNMIMDGELDHLPEAAFNLKGTIEESIEAGEKMLAEA encoded by the coding sequence ATGTCACAAGTTACAGGTAAAGTTGCACAGATAGTTGGACCAGTTATTGATGTTGAATTCGCAGCCGGTTCAGAACTTCCAAAGATTTATGATTCATTAGAAATTAAAAGACCTGACGGTTCTACCTTAGTATTAGAAGTACAATCTCATATTGGAGAAGATACTGTACGTACAATCGCTATGGATTCCTCTGATGGTTTAAGTAGAGGTACAGAAGTTATAGCTACTGGAGCACCAATTCAAATGCCAATAGGTGAAGACGTTTACGGACGCTTATTCAATGTAATTGGAGACGCCATTGATGGTTTAGGTGACTTACCTAAAACTGAGGAGGCTGGATTACCAATTCACCGTCAAGCACCTAAGTTTGAAGAATTATCTACTTCTACCGAAGTTTTATTCACTGGTATTAAAGTTATCGATTTAATTGAGCCTTACGCCAAAGGTGGTAAAATTGGATTATTTGGAGGTGCTGGTGTAGGTAAAACAGTATTGATTCAGGAGTTAATTAACAATATTGCAAAAGGTCACGGTGGTTTATCTGTATTTGCTGGTGTAGGTGAAAGAACTCGTGAAGGAAATGACCTTTTAAGAGAGATGTTAGAATCTGGTATTATAAAATACGGTGATGATTTTATGCACTCTATGGAAGAAGGCGGATGGGATTTAGCTAAAGTTGATAAAGAGACCATGAAAGAGTCTAAAGCAACTTTCGTATTCGGACAGATGAATGAGCCTCCTGGAGCACGTGCGCGTGTAGCCTTATCTGGTTTAACTATCGCCGAGTATTTCCGTGATGGTGCTGGTGACGGACAAGGAAAAGATGTACTTTTCTTCGTAGATAACATCTTCCGTTTTACACAAGCAGGTTCTGAGGTATCGGCACTTTTAGGTCGTATGCCATCTGCGGTGGGTTACCAACCAACATTAGCAACAGAAATGGGTGCTATGCAAGAGCGTATTACTTCAACCAAGAAAGGTTCTATTACATCAGTACAAGCGGTATATGTACCCGCGGATGATTTAACTGACCCGGCTCCTGCAACTACTTTTGCCCACTTAGATGCAACAACCGTATTATCTCGTAAAATTGCTGAGTTAGGTATTTACCCAGCGGTAGACCCATTAGATTCTACTTCTAGAATCCTTACTCCAGAGATTTTAGGAAATGACCACTATGCTTGTGCTCAAAGAGTAAAAGAGTTGTTACAACGCTATAAAGAATTACAAGATATTATTGCTATCCTTGGTATGGAAGAGCTTTCTGAAGAAGATAAAATGGCTGTAGGTAGAGCAAGACGTGTTCAACGTTTCTTATCTCAACCGTTCCACGTAGCAGAGCAATTTACTGGTATTCCAGGAGTATTAGTTGATATTAAAGATACTATTAAAGGCTTTAACATGATTATGGATGGTGAGTTAGACCACTTACCAGAAGCAGCTTTCAACCTTAAAGGAACTATTGAAGAGTCTATTGAAGCTGGAGAGAAAATGCTAGCTGAAGCGTAA
- a CDS encoding G-D-S-L family lipolytic protein — protein MMNTKYIWLLVGLFILTACNEPEDVLKDTNIEPQPEIILPALTTGSVDFTKYVAVGNSLTAGFSDNALFKATQENSMPNILSQKFALLGGGDFTQPLMNDNIGGLILGGNKIFSPLTGEHILKPRLVTTGGAPKNLEDVIGPVMSTTDILLNNPTGPFNNMGVPGAKSFHLLAPGYGNLSNFALGLANPYFIRMTGSTPNASVLELSMAQSPTFFSLWIGSNDVLGYATSGGDGSDPITPLDGPPGVGFTQTYGAIVATLTSGNAKGVVANIPYVTDIPHFTTVPYNALDPNDEDNGPALVAQIPTLNNVYGALNQIFAVLDPSRTITFSTTEANGVVIHDETLTDLSAQITGALLASPTFPGFLQSFGLPAEAAPVVATIFGNVYGQARQANENDLLVLPSLSVIGEVNETSSDALQGFQLPEAIADQFSTEGITLPLSDKWVLLPSEQQEIKTAIDAYNTVIQNTAASAGLAFVDANALLTQLASTGIPYNNFILKSNLVTGGAFSLDGVHLTSRGYAMAANEFMKAIDAQYGTNFEDSGNLVDVGNYPTNYSPTLQ, from the coding sequence ATGATGAATACTAAATATATATGGTTACTAGTTGGCTTATTCATTCTTACAGCCTGTAATGAACCCGAAGATGTATTAAAGGATACTAATATAGAACCTCAACCAGAAATTATATTACCTGCGCTAACAACTGGCTCTGTAGATTTTACGAAGTATGTAGCTGTAGGTAACTCACTAACAGCTGGATTTAGCGATAACGCACTATTCAAGGCAACTCAGGAGAATTCCATGCCCAATATACTATCTCAAAAGTTTGCGCTCTTGGGAGGTGGTGATTTCACCCAACCACTTATGAATGACAACATTGGTGGATTGATATTAGGAGGAAATAAAATCTTTAGTCCACTTACAGGTGAACATATACTTAAACCCAGATTGGTGACCACTGGCGGTGCGCCTAAAAATTTAGAAGACGTCATTGGGCCCGTTATGTCTACAACAGATATCTTGTTAAATAATCCAACGGGACCATTCAACAATATGGGTGTTCCAGGAGCAAAAAGTTTTCATTTGTTAGCACCAGGATATGGTAACCTTTCAAATTTTGCCCTAGGTTTAGCTAACCCTTATTTTATTCGAATGACGGGTTCTACACCCAATGCCTCGGTATTAGAACTTTCTATGGCTCAATCTCCTACATTTTTCTCATTATGGATTGGTTCCAATGATGTTTTGGGTTATGCAACTTCAGGAGGTGATGGGTCAGACCCAATCACCCCGCTTGATGGCCCTCCAGGAGTAGGATTTACCCAAACCTACGGAGCTATAGTAGCAACGTTAACTTCTGGTAATGCTAAAGGGGTTGTTGCCAATATTCCTTATGTAACAGACATCCCTCACTTTACCACAGTTCCTTATAATGCCTTAGACCCTAACGATGAAGATAATGGCCCTGCTCTGGTAGCACAAATCCCTACCCTAAACAATGTTTATGGAGCTTTAAACCAGATTTTCGCGGTTCTTGACCCATCACGCACCATTACATTTTCAACTACCGAAGCTAATGGTGTTGTTATTCACGATGAAACCCTAACAGATCTCTCGGCTCAAATTACAGGAGCACTATTAGCTAGCCCCACATTTCCTGGTTTCTTACAATCGTTCGGCTTACCAGCAGAAGCCGCTCCAGTGGTAGCCACAATTTTCGGTAATGTTTATGGACAAGCTAGACAAGCAAACGAAAATGACTTACTGGTTTTACCAAGTCTCTCTGTTATAGGTGAGGTTAACGAAACGTCATCTGATGCACTACAAGGGTTTCAGTTGCCTGAGGCCATTGCTGATCAGTTTTCTACAGAAGGTATAACATTACCTCTGTCAGACAAATGGGTTTTACTTCCAAGTGAACAACAGGAAATAAAAACAGCGATTGATGCTTACAATACCGTTATACAAAACACTGCTGCTAGTGCTGGATTGGCTTTTGTAGATGCAAATGCTTTGTTAACACAGTTGGCGAGTACTGGAATCCCTTATAATAATTTTATACTAAAATCGAATCTGGTAACGGGAGGCGCTTTTTCTTTAGATGGCGTTCATCTTACTTCAAGAGGTTATGCTATGGCAGCTAATGAGTTTATGAAAGCCATAGATGCCCAGTATGGAACTAATTTTGAAGATTCTGGAAATCTGGTCGATGTAGGGAACTATCCAACAAATTACTCCCCTACACTACAGTAA
- a CDS encoding TonB-dependent receptor domain-containing protein, with protein sequence MKTIIPFIFLLFCSLSYSQTTISGSVKDESGQPLPGANIIIVGTTTGTVSDFDGNFELTSNQNPPFSIKISIVGFEATTREITEKGQNIAIILKEGTSLDAVVISASRTPERIFESPVTVERFGIKDIKNTASADFYDGLENLKGVDVNTNSLTFKSINTRGFATFANNRFMQLVDGMDNSTPALNFPIGNLVGMIETDVQSVELLPGASSALYGANAFNGILFMRSKNPFDHHGISAYYKQGITSQESAGDNTYRDFGIRAAHKFNDVFAAKVNFAYLKGTDWAATSEIDKIDPSRTRADLDYDGINVYGDEVSANIRSLAPESVKGIIPNVDISRTGYNERDLTNYNAESVKADWGLYLRPWKDDFEIQYVGKVGTGSTIYQGTNRYNIANFFQQQHKLEFKNDNFFLRGYVVADKAGDSYDMVFTGININRAWKSDEQWFGEYIQTFAGATLGGATESQAHAAARAQAESGRFEPGSPEFIAAFNRSINDPDLSTGSKFQDASKYYHSDANYNFGHLIDWAEIQVGGSYRRYSLNSSGTIYTDSDGPIDYSEFGIYTQIQKNIELNDLLELKLTGSIRYDKSEFFDGFYSPRLSAGLTINENHNIRASVQTGFRNPTTQDLFIGLDAGRAILVGSAPDNLDRYTRTFDISNEGQALGQGSSVTQTGRVAYENSYTASSVMELAETGNPAVLEVANPDIIKPEQVSSVEVGYRGKFENLIVDFSAYYNRYKDFISQEVVISPFYGTVGDNSLSVAAIANDDFQPWSTYTNSPADVNSYGASIGISTKVFGDFDLNGSYTYAKLDFDRSRFPDFTTNFNTPEHKFKASFGNTELFKNFGFNIAYRFSDDYFWEATFGNGLVPEFHVVDAQINLKVPSFKSTFKAGATNLLGDEYFTAFGTGFIGSQYYISWTINN encoded by the coding sequence ATTAGTATCGTCGGTTTCGAAGCTACCACACGAGAAATTACAGAAAAAGGTCAGAATATCGCAATTATCCTTAAAGAAGGGACATCCCTAGATGCTGTTGTTATTTCTGCCTCAAGAACACCCGAACGTATATTCGAGTCTCCTGTAACGGTTGAACGCTTTGGAATCAAGGATATCAAAAACACCGCTTCGGCAGACTTTTACGATGGTCTTGAAAATCTAAAAGGTGTTGATGTAAACACCAACAGTTTAACATTTAAATCTATTAACACAAGAGGATTTGCAACTTTTGCTAATAACCGATTTATGCAATTAGTAGACGGAATGGATAATTCTACGCCTGCTTTGAACTTCCCTATAGGAAATTTAGTCGGTATGATAGAAACTGATGTGCAAAGCGTAGAGTTGTTACCAGGAGCGTCTTCTGCTCTATATGGTGCTAACGCCTTTAATGGTATTCTCTTCATGCGTAGTAAAAATCCTTTCGACCACCACGGTATAAGCGCCTATTACAAACAAGGTATTACATCTCAAGAATCTGCTGGTGACAACACGTACAGGGATTTTGGAATACGAGCTGCTCACAAATTCAATGATGTTTTTGCAGCTAAAGTCAACTTTGCATATTTGAAAGGTACCGACTGGGCAGCAACAAGCGAAATAGATAAGATAGATCCTTCCAGAACAAGGGCAGATTTAGATTATGATGGTATTAACGTATATGGAGATGAAGTTTCTGCTAACATCAGATCACTCGCACCAGAGAGTGTTAAAGGCATTATACCCAATGTGGACATAAGCAGAACTGGTTACAACGAAAGGGATTTAACAAATTATAACGCTGAAAGTGTGAAGGCCGATTGGGGATTATATTTGAGACCTTGGAAAGACGACTTCGAAATTCAATATGTTGGTAAAGTGGGAACAGGTTCTACAATATACCAAGGAACGAACAGATATAACATTGCTAACTTTTTCCAGCAGCAACACAAGCTAGAGTTTAAAAACGATAATTTCTTTTTAAGAGGTTATGTTGTAGCCGATAAAGCAGGTGATTCCTACGATATGGTTTTCACTGGTATAAACATTAACAGAGCATGGAAAAGCGACGAGCAGTGGTTTGGTGAGTACATTCAAACTTTTGCAGGTGCTACCTTAGGTGGCGCTACAGAATCGCAAGCTCATGCTGCTGCTAGAGCTCAAGCCGAATCTGGAAGGTTCGAACCAGGGTCTCCTGAATTTATAGCCGCTTTTAACAGAAGTATAAATGACCCAGATTTAAGTACGGGTTCCAAATTCCAAGATGCTTCTAAATACTATCATTCTGATGCCAATTATAACTTTGGGCATTTAATTGATTGGGCAGAAATACAAGTTGGTGGATCTTACAGAAGGTATAGTTTGAATTCTTCTGGAACAATTTACACCGATTCTGATGGTCCAATAGATTATTCTGAATTTGGTATCTATACCCAAATACAAAAAAATATTGAGTTGAATGATTTGTTGGAACTAAAGCTAACAGGGTCTATTCGTTATGACAAATCTGAGTTTTTTGATGGCTTTTATTCGCCCAGATTATCGGCTGGTCTAACAATAAATGAAAATCATAATATTCGAGCATCTGTTCAAACAGGTTTTAGAAATCCAACGACCCAAGATTTGTTTATTGGTTTAGATGCCGGTAGAGCTATTCTTGTAGGTTCAGCCCCTGATAATTTAGACAGATACACAAGAACGTTTGATATTAGTAATGAAGGACAAGCTCTTGGGCAAGGGTCTTCAGTTACTCAAACCGGAAGAGTGGCCTACGAAAACTCTTATACCGCAAGTTCTGTCATGGAACTCGCCGAAACTGGGAATCCAGCCGTTTTAGAGGTTGCAAATCCAGACATCATAAAACCAGAACAAGTATCTTCTGTCGAGGTAGGCTATAGAGGTAAATTCGAAAATTTAATAGTAGATTTTAGTGCCTATTACAATAGGTACAAAGACTTCATATCTCAAGAAGTCGTAATATCGCCTTTTTATGGAACGGTAGGAGACAATTCACTTTCAGTAGCCGCCATTGCTAACGACGATTTTCAGCCTTGGAGTACATATACCAATTCTCCCGCTGATGTGAACTCCTATGGTGCTTCCATTGGAATATCAACAAAAGTGTTTGGCGATTTCGATTTAAATGGTAGTTACACCTATGCTAAATTAGACTTTGACAGAAGTAGATTCCCAGATTTTACAACCAATTTCAACACCCCAGAACACAAGTTTAAAGCTTCTTTTGGTAATACAGAATTGTTCAAAAATTTCGGATTTAATATAGCTTACAGATTTAGTGATGATTATTTCTGGGAAGCAACATTTGGAAACGGATTGGTACCAGAATTTCATGTAGTAGATGCTCAAATAAATTTAAAGGTACCTAGTTTTAAATCTACCTTCAAAGCTGGGGCTACAAACCTATTAGGTGATGAGTACTTCACAGCCTTTGGTACTGGTTTCATTGGTTCTCAATATTATATTTCTTGGACAATTAATAACTAA